A window from Erythrolamprus reginae isolate rEryReg1 chromosome 9, rEryReg1.hap1, whole genome shotgun sequence encodes these proteins:
- the LOC139172532 gene encoding metallothionein-1-like: MRIFASEPLCHQPEPREKPRSARMDSEDCSCYSGGVCSCGNNCQCKNCKCKSCRKSCCSCCPVGCAKCAQGCICKGPPATKCSCCK, from the exons ATGCGCATCTTTGCCTCTGAGCCTCTTTGCCATCAACCGGAGCCCCGAGAGAAACCCCGAAGCGCCCGCATGGATTCCGAAGACTGCTCGTGCTACAGCG GTGGGGTGTGCTCCTGCGGCAACAATTGTCAGTGTAAAAATTGTAAATGCAAATCCTGCAGGAAAA GCTGCTGCTCCTGTTGCCCAGTGGGCTGTGCCAAGTGTGCCCAGGGCTGTATTTGCAAAGGCCCCCCTGCCACTAAATGCAGCTGCTGCAAGTAA